Proteins from one Natrinema salinisoli genomic window:
- a CDS encoding carbohydrate ABC transporter permease: protein MSDPRDSTDPNDTGGTDDAGDGPPRDPTLRRPDGGTSVLEDDRDAELDRGPFQRWVANSISHPERVYRAMFYVAAIFFLVTTLFPFYWLLMVALTPEGQLQDIVFTPNGFNPGAFVEVFQVIPFHVYMFNSFVIALASTVVVLVIASLAGYAFGRLEFPGRTPLMLLVLIISFFPPAAFFIPLNDLFNTSFVFLEPITGDGTLYNTPFALVTPLSAIFMPLAIFILTTFYGQIPDGLEDAARVEGTTRLGALFRVIIPLSAPGVATAGVLTFIAVYNEFFFSFLMTDGQPENWAPILDGILAYQGQYEVLYNLMAAASILGVIPVAILVVIAQEKIVSGLTAGALKE, encoded by the coding sequence ATGTCAGATCCAAGGGATTCCACCGATCCGAACGACACCGGAGGTACCGACGACGCTGGCGACGGACCGCCGCGAGACCCGACCCTCCGCCGACCCGACGGCGGCACGTCCGTCCTCGAAGACGACCGCGACGCCGAACTCGACCGCGGTCCATTCCAGCGGTGGGTGGCGAACTCCATCTCCCACCCCGAGCGGGTGTACCGGGCGATGTTCTACGTCGCGGCGATCTTCTTCCTCGTGACGACGCTGTTCCCGTTCTACTGGCTGCTCATGGTCGCACTGACGCCGGAAGGGCAGCTTCAGGACATCGTCTTCACTCCCAACGGGTTCAATCCGGGCGCGTTCGTCGAGGTATTCCAGGTCATCCCCTTCCACGTCTACATGTTCAACAGCTTCGTGATCGCGCTGGCCTCGACGGTCGTCGTCCTCGTCATCGCCAGCCTCGCCGGCTACGCCTTCGGCCGCCTCGAGTTCCCCGGCCGAACGCCGCTCATGCTACTGGTGTTGATCATTTCGTTCTTCCCGCCGGCCGCCTTCTTCATCCCGCTGAACGACCTCTTCAACACCTCGTTCGTGTTCCTCGAGCCGATCACCGGCGACGGCACGCTCTACAACACGCCGTTCGCCCTCGTGACCCCGCTGTCAGCGATCTTCATGCCGCTCGCTATCTTTATTCTCACGACGTTCTACGGACAGATTCCGGACGGCCTGGAGGACGCGGCCCGCGTCGAGGGGACGACCCGTCTCGGTGCGCTGTTCCGGGTCATCATCCCGCTGTCGGCACCCGGCGTCGCGACGGCCGGCGTGTTGACCTTCATCGCCGTCTACAACGAGTTCTTCTTCTCGTTCCTGATGACGGACGGCCAGCCGGAGAACTGGGCACCGATCCTCGACGGGATCCTCGCGTATCAGGGACAGTACGAGGTGTTGTACAACCTCATGGCCGCCGCGAGCATCCTCGGGGTGATCCCCGTCGCGATCCTCGTGGTCATCGCACAGGAGAAGATCGTCAGCGGACTCACCGCAGGAGCACTCAAGGAGTAA
- a CDS encoding carbohydrate ABC transporter permease, with protein sequence MATDTDTDGLIGGESGREGDRERSGNAVVNWMEGLSEAAYAYLLLLPAFALLTLIAFYPMIRTFVMSLRANQTRGLDPLGGFVGIENYVDILTGNARLARQFLDVGLTSSFPFIELGTPFFQQALFVTLAFAVISVIFETVIGFGQAYVLDQEFTGRRWVRVAIILPWAVPIVIQGMIFFLLFQPTVGFGSDLMQSIGVFSGTPLANSRDAFIIILVADIWKSSAFMALLILAGLQSVDRNLYDVARVAGASPWQRFKMITLPLVMPALLVAMLFRTMDAMRVFGLIESTAGCTTVPSLSCLVVEAMFGGTRIYATAAAVAFATALVIGLIIGGYVLLFRDTEGGMY encoded by the coding sequence ATGGCAACTGACACGGATACGGACGGGTTGATCGGCGGCGAGTCCGGACGGGAAGGAGATCGTGAGCGGTCCGGCAACGCCGTCGTCAACTGGATGGAGGGCCTGAGCGAGGCGGCATACGCGTACCTGCTGTTACTACCGGCGTTCGCGTTGTTGACGCTGATCGCGTTCTACCCAATGATACGGACGTTCGTCATGTCGCTTCGTGCCAACCAGACGCGGGGGCTCGACCCGCTCGGTGGCTTCGTCGGCATCGAGAACTACGTCGACATCCTCACCGGGAACGCACGACTGGCCCGGCAGTTCCTCGACGTCGGACTGACGTCGTCGTTCCCCTTTATCGAACTCGGCACTCCGTTCTTCCAGCAGGCGCTGTTCGTCACGCTCGCCTTCGCGGTCATCAGCGTCATCTTCGAGACGGTGATCGGGTTCGGCCAGGCGTACGTGCTCGACCAGGAGTTCACGGGGCGTCGCTGGGTCCGCGTGGCGATCATCCTCCCGTGGGCGGTGCCGATCGTCATTCAGGGGATGATCTTCTTCCTGCTGTTCCAGCCGACGGTCGGGTTCGGCTCCGACCTCATGCAGAGCATCGGGGTCTTCAGCGGGACGCCGCTGGCCAACAGCCGGGACGCGTTCATCATCATCCTCGTGGCCGACATCTGGAAATCGTCGGCGTTCATGGCCCTGCTGATACTCGCGGGACTCCAGAGCGTCGACCGAAACTTGTACGATGTCGCGCGCGTGGCCGGGGCCTCGCCGTGGCAGCGATTCAAGATGATCACGCTCCCGCTCGTGATGCCGGCCCTGCTGGTCGCGATGCTGTTTCGAACCATGGACGCAATGCGCGTCTTCGGCCTGATCGAGTCGACTGCCGGCTGTACGACCGTTCCCTCGCTGAGCTGTCTCGTCGTCGAAGCGATGTTCGGCGGGACCCGCATCTACGCGACGGCCGCCGCCGTGGCCTTCGCCACGGCCCTCGTGATCGGCCTGATCATCGGCGGCTACGTGCTACTCTTCCGCGACACCGAAGGAGGGATGTACTGA
- a CDS encoding extracellular solute-binding protein, whose product MGHDTAGQSDRSRLGRRSFLKAASVSTAGAVAVTGCLGRGREANTVVMTADSGVAGIIHSDGDGPSVQQALWDAGLDEEIRIDIQTVVSDSASRMQTAQSALEAGRAPPDIHMMDSGWTVPFILRNQTVNLTEELSDDVLERVNSNYLEAILETARHPQTGDLHALPFFPDLGFTLYREDLIEDAGYDTGNWPSAPPSWEEFSGAVRDARDQAGLDYGFTTQAAAYEGLSCCTFNEVMTSWGGAYYGGADNLFTAGDRPITVDGDRVIDAIRMMRSFIEGEEENTMDGYAQICPSAIVQWTEQQSLNPFAAGNAVSNRNWSYAIAETGTEDAFGENLGVMTRPYAVSQQEAEYEGTGGTVAALGGWNLAVSPFSERQDQALQVLEAFATEEVMLTVFELGGYLPPNLDLVAEADPDDVGPVARYGDVVQRASENAIPRPATDLWPEQSALIYQSVNAAYRGEQSPEAAMNDLANELEQSEAEVETNGN is encoded by the coding sequence ATGGGACACGATACCGCCGGTCAAAGTGACCGCTCCCGTCTCGGGCGGCGATCGTTCCTGAAAGCCGCATCGGTGTCGACGGCGGGAGCGGTCGCCGTCACCGGCTGTCTGGGTCGGGGGCGCGAAGCGAACACCGTGGTGATGACCGCCGACTCGGGTGTCGCAGGGATCATACACAGCGACGGCGACGGACCCTCGGTCCAGCAGGCGCTCTGGGACGCCGGGCTCGACGAGGAGATCCGCATCGATATCCAGACCGTCGTCAGCGACTCCGCATCGCGGATGCAGACCGCTCAATCAGCGCTCGAGGCGGGTCGCGCTCCGCCGGACATTCACATGATGGACAGCGGCTGGACGGTTCCCTTCATCCTCAGGAACCAGACGGTCAACCTGACCGAAGAGCTCTCGGACGACGTCCTCGAGCGCGTCAACAGTAACTACCTCGAGGCCATCCTCGAAACCGCGCGTCATCCCCAGACCGGAGATCTCCACGCCCTGCCGTTCTTTCCGGACCTGGGGTTCACGCTGTACCGCGAGGATCTGATCGAAGACGCCGGCTACGACACCGGCAACTGGCCGTCGGCGCCGCCGTCCTGGGAGGAGTTCTCAGGGGCGGTTCGCGATGCGCGTGACCAGGCCGGACTCGACTACGGGTTCACGACGCAGGCGGCCGCCTACGAGGGGCTGTCTTGCTGTACGTTCAACGAGGTGATGACGTCCTGGGGCGGGGCGTATTACGGCGGGGCGGACAACCTCTTCACCGCGGGCGACCGGCCGATCACCGTCGACGGGGACCGGGTCATCGATGCGATCCGAATGATGCGCTCGTTCATCGAAGGTGAGGAGGAAAACACCATGGACGGCTACGCCCAGATCTGTCCGTCGGCGATCGTCCAGTGGACCGAACAGCAGTCGCTCAACCCGTTCGCGGCCGGCAACGCCGTCTCGAACCGGAACTGGTCGTACGCGATCGCAGAGACGGGTACCGAGGACGCGTTCGGCGAGAACCTCGGCGTGATGACGCGGCCGTACGCGGTCTCCCAGCAGGAGGCCGAGTACGAGGGCACCGGCGGCACCGTCGCGGCGCTGGGGGGCTGGAATCTCGCCGTGAGCCCGTTTTCGGAGCGCCAGGACCAAGCGCTCCAGGTCCTCGAGGCGTTCGCCACCGAGGAGGTCATGCTCACGGTCTTCGAGCTCGGGGGCTACTTACCGCCGAACCTCGATCTGGTCGCGGAGGCCGATCCGGACGATGTCGGTCCCGTCGCTCGCTACGGCGACGTGGTCCAGCGGGCCAGCGAGAACGCGATCCCGCGGCCGGCGACCGACCTCTGGCCGGAACAGTCCGCGCTGATCTATCAATCGGTCAACGCGGCATATCGCGGCGAGCAATCCCCCGAGGCCGCGATGAACGACCTCGCGAACGAACTCGAGCAGAGCGAAGCGGAGGTGGAAACGAATGGCAACTGA